A genomic window from Candidatus Pelagisphaera phototrophica includes:
- a CDS encoding M48 family metallopeptidase, whose translation MSSLDPVEVPMDGEVIQLNQPIAVDEILLVPRHNAKRYIARVDGEGNIVVTIPKRGSRKGAVAFAREHTAWLREQQRLAASRKERNPLRNGDWIWFRGSRVELKVSKDWGRPVLRFSEERLFIADEDIDLARPLGKKLQSLAKAEFPERVASFAKKFNLKYSGVSIRNQKTRWGSCSSSGRISLNWRLVMTPPEVSDYIVIHELMHLREMNHSHLFWRLVREACPQYKLHERWLNEYQSELSWG comes from the coding sequence GTGTCGAGCCTAGATCCTGTTGAAGTTCCTATGGATGGTGAGGTTATTCAGTTAAATCAGCCAATTGCGGTGGACGAGATTTTGCTAGTGCCTCGTCACAACGCGAAGCGCTATATTGCGAGGGTTGATGGGGAGGGAAATATCGTGGTCACGATTCCGAAGAGGGGAAGCCGGAAAGGGGCGGTCGCTTTTGCCCGAGAGCATACCGCATGGCTCAGAGAGCAGCAGCGGCTGGCCGCGAGTCGAAAAGAACGGAATCCCCTTCGGAATGGAGACTGGATTTGGTTTCGAGGTTCACGGGTTGAGTTGAAAGTATCCAAGGATTGGGGGCGTCCCGTTTTACGTTTTTCCGAGGAAAGGTTGTTTATAGCAGACGAAGATATCGATCTAGCGCGACCGCTGGGAAAAAAGCTGCAATCGCTCGCTAAAGCGGAATTCCCTGAACGAGTCGCTAGTTTTGCCAAAAAATTCAACCTGAAGTATTCAGGGGTCAGTATCCGCAATCAGAAAACCCGTTGGGGCTCCTGTTCTTCAAGCGGCCGTATTTCCCTAAACTGGCGGCTTGTGATGACCCCTCCCGAAGTGTCAGACTATATCGTGATACACGAACTCATGCATTTGCGGGAGATGAATCATTCGCACTTGTTTTGGAGGTTAGTACGTGAAGCATGCCCTCAATATAAACTGCACGAGCGCTGGTTAAACGAGTACCAGTCGGAATTGAGCTGGGGTTAG
- a CDS encoding FKBP-type peptidyl-prolyl cis-trans isomerase — protein sequence MKTILTLSLSIAALLILASCSKQPAETASSTEDNSELETRVSALETTVDLMLDNPEIAKIKKKYPDALSTESGLHYTVTKEGTGDSTPKVGDSVTAHYKGTLLNGVKFDSSYDRGEPFVFEVGLGRVIKGWDEAFLAMKKGEKRTLIIPSDLGYGPRGAGGSIPANATLLFDVELIAFE from the coding sequence ATGAAGACCATTCTAACCCTATCCCTAAGTATCGCCGCCCTCTTAATTCTGGCAAGTTGCTCCAAACAACCTGCAGAGACAGCTTCCAGTACCGAGGACAACAGCGAGCTGGAGACCAGAGTTTCAGCACTTGAGACAACGGTCGACCTCATGCTCGACAACCCGGAAATCGCTAAAATCAAAAAGAAGTATCCGGACGCGTTGAGCACCGAATCTGGACTTCACTATACGGTTACCAAGGAGGGTACCGGCGATTCGACCCCAAAGGTGGGTGACTCTGTGACGGCCCATTACAAAGGCACTCTCCTGAACGGCGTCAAATTTGACAGCTCGTACGATCGAGGAGAGCCCTTTGTCTTTGAGGTGGGACTCGGGCGCGTGATTAAAGGCTGGGATGAGGCATTTTTGGCCATGAAAAAAGGGGAAAAGCGCACGCTGATTATCCCTTCAGATCTCGGGTACGGTCCACGTGGAGCCGGAGGTTCGATTCCCGCAAACGCCACGTTGCTGTTCGACGTGGAACTAATCGCCTTCGAGTAG
- a CDS encoding FKBP-type peptidyl-prolyl cis-trans isomerase produces the protein MKIAFPEESLDNAAMSKNVIGFHYTLKNKAGEVLDRSNPESPLSYLEGSGAIIEGLEESLANMSEGESSEVIVRPEKGYGFRDESQINVVSKAALPADEVNLGDFFQAGGDRHAPIVQVVEVDGDDVKLDANHPLAGQDLFFDVEVVEKRPATEEEISHGHVHQADQGGCCGGSGGASCCSD, from the coding sequence ATGAAGATTGCGTTTCCTGAAGAAAGCCTCGATAACGCGGCGATGTCTAAGAACGTGATCGGATTTCACTATACTTTAAAAAACAAAGCGGGCGAGGTGCTCGACCGTTCGAATCCGGAGAGTCCATTGTCGTATCTCGAAGGATCAGGAGCGATTATCGAAGGACTCGAGGAGAGCCTTGCAAATATGTCGGAAGGGGAATCGAGCGAGGTTATCGTGCGTCCGGAGAAGGGCTACGGGTTTCGCGATGAGTCTCAGATAAACGTCGTCTCCAAGGCGGCTCTTCCGGCTGACGAGGTAAATTTAGGTGACTTTTTTCAAGCCGGCGGCGACCGACACGCTCCCATTGTCCAAGTGGTTGAAGTGGATGGCGACGATGTTAAGCTAGATGCAAATCATCCCTTGGCGGGACAGGACTTGTTCTTCGATGTGGAAGTAGTGGAGAAGAGGCCGGCAACGGAAGAGGAAATTTCTCATGGTCATGTTCACCAAGCGGACCAGGGTGGCTGCTGTGGCGGGAGCGGTGGTGCCAGTTGCTGCTCCGACTAA
- the glpK gene encoding glycerol kinase GlpK yields MSYILSLDQGTTSSRAILFDKESKIVGVGQHEFKQIFPQPGWVEHDALVIWETQLKSAEDALASASASWSDVAAIGITNQRETIVLWDKRSGKPVANAIVWQDRRTAEYCDQLKQDDRESWIQKKTGLLLDPYFSATKIKWLMEENPEAIELAKAAQLAIGTIDTWLIWNLSGGKAHITDVSNASRTLLMNLETLDWDQELLDLFQVPRSALADIVDSSGSLAESSSCVTTQPIPITGIAGDQQAALFGQVCFSSGMVKNTYGTGCFLLMNVGTEPVYSANKLLATVAWRIGGVTEYALEGSVFIGGALIQWLRDELRIIDSALEVESLAAEVKDSGGVTIIPAFSGLGAPYWDPHARGAIMGLTRGTSRAHIARAALEGIAFQVADVASAMEEDSGRKLETLQADGGASANGILMQTQADLLGVPVLCARIAETTALGAAYLAGLAVSYWGSKKELEEGWSESRRFEPASNSEDRKSKMLGWRKNVARVRG; encoded by the coding sequence GTGAGTTATATCCTGTCTCTCGATCAAGGAACCACGAGTTCTCGTGCCATCCTTTTTGATAAAGAATCGAAAATTGTCGGTGTCGGCCAACACGAGTTTAAACAGATTTTCCCCCAGCCCGGTTGGGTGGAGCATGATGCATTGGTCATTTGGGAAACTCAGCTTAAATCTGCGGAAGATGCGTTGGCGTCCGCTTCTGCCTCATGGTCGGATGTCGCAGCTATTGGAATTACGAACCAGCGTGAAACCATTGTTTTATGGGACAAGCGTTCGGGCAAGCCAGTAGCGAATGCTATCGTTTGGCAGGATAGGCGCACGGCTGAATACTGCGATCAACTGAAACAAGATGATCGGGAATCTTGGATACAGAAGAAGACAGGGCTACTTTTGGATCCCTATTTTTCCGCGACCAAAATCAAATGGCTGATGGAGGAGAACCCAGAAGCGATTGAATTAGCGAAGGCGGCTCAATTGGCGATTGGGACAATTGATACCTGGCTCATTTGGAATCTCTCAGGCGGAAAGGCCCATATCACAGATGTATCCAATGCCAGTCGCACGTTATTAATGAATCTCGAGACGTTAGACTGGGACCAAGAGCTTCTGGATTTGTTTCAAGTTCCTCGTTCCGCTTTAGCTGATATTGTTGATTCGAGTGGATCTTTAGCGGAGTCTTCTTCCTGCGTGACGACTCAGCCAATTCCTATTACTGGAATCGCTGGAGATCAGCAGGCAGCCTTGTTTGGGCAAGTCTGTTTCAGTTCAGGTATGGTCAAGAATACATACGGAACGGGCTGCTTTTTGCTAATGAATGTGGGAACAGAGCCAGTTTATTCTGCGAACAAGCTACTCGCTACAGTTGCTTGGAGAATCGGAGGTGTGACCGAGTATGCGCTTGAGGGGAGTGTGTTCATCGGAGGAGCCTTGATTCAATGGTTGCGTGATGAGCTCAGGATCATCGATTCAGCGCTCGAGGTAGAGTCGCTTGCCGCTGAGGTGAAAGATTCTGGGGGCGTTACGATTATACCCGCGTTTTCGGGGTTGGGAGCGCCTTACTGGGATCCGCATGCGAGAGGGGCGATAATGGGCCTGACTCGAGGAACCTCACGGGCTCACATCGCCCGCGCGGCGTTGGAGGGAATCGCCTTTCAGGTGGCAGATGTAGCATCGGCGATGGAAGAAGATTCCGGTCGAAAGCTGGAAACATTGCAGGCGGACGGAGGTGCCTCAGCAAATGGAATTCTGATGCAAACCCAAGCTGACTTGCTGGGCGTTCCCGTGCTCTGTGCCCGGATTGCCGAAACTACGGCCCTAGGGGCTGCCTATTTGGCGGGATTGGCTGTTAGTTACTGGGGATCGAAGAAGGAACTAGAGGAAGGATGGTCCGAGAGTCGTAGATTTGAACCCGCTTCGAATTCCGAGGATCGGAAGTCAAAGATGTTGGGCTGGCGTAAGAACGTTGCTCGAGTGCGAGGTTAG